A window of Cellulomonas sp. SLBN-39 genomic DNA:
GACGCGGTCGCGCGCTCAGGCTCCGGCCGGATCGTCGCGGTTCGCGGGCGACGACAGGTCGGGAAGTCGACCGTCGTCGAACGCTTCGTCGAGACGTCCGGGACTCCGTACGCCTTCGTCACCGGCATCTTCCAGGCATCGCCGGCACAGCAGCTCGCCGATGCCACCGTCGCGCTTCAGGAGTCCCGCCACCCCTTCCCCGACGCGGAGCTGCTCACCCGCTCTCCCGCCGCGACCTGGCGCGACTGGTTCGGCCGACTCGCGATCGCGGCCCGATCGGGACCGGTCATCGCCGTTCTCGACGAGTTCCCGTGGATCGCCGCGGGCGAGCCCACCCTCGAGGGAGAGCTGCAGTCCCAGTGGGACCGCACGCTCGAGCGGCTCCCGGTGCTCCTCGTCCTCGTCGGCTCCGACGTCGCGATGATGGACGCGCTGGCGAGCCACGGGCGCCCCCTCTTCGGCCGCCTCTCGCCCCTGGTCGTGCCCGCCTTCACGCCGGCCGACGTCGCCGACGCGCTGCCCGGGCGCGACCCCGTCGAGGTGATCGACGCGTACCTCGTCACCGGCGGGTACCCGAGACTGGTCACCGACCTCGCTTCCGCCGGCACGAGCACCACGGACCACGTCGCGCACTCCCTCCAGGACGAGCTGAGCCCGCTCGTGACGACGGGCAGGATCAGCCTCGACGCCGAGTTCCCGGAGCCGCAGTTCGCCTACCAGGTGCTGTCTGCGATCGGCGCCAGCGACACCGCGAACCCGGGCTTCAAGGACCTCCTCGGCTCCGTCGGCGACGCCGCCGAGCGCAAGCGGGTCGAGACCGCCACGACCCGCGCGCTCGCCACGCTCACCGGGACGAAGCGCCTGATCGAGCGCGAGGCGCCCGCCTGGGCGGGCCCGGGCTCGCGTCTGCGGCGCTACCGCGTGACGGACCCCTACCTGCGCTTCTGGTTCCGCTACGTCGAGCGGAACGTGGACCGGATCGCCCGGGGGCGGTCCGACCTCGCCGTCGCGGCCTTCACCCGCGACTGGGAGACCTGGCGCGGGCAGAGCGTCGAGCCGGTCGTCCGCGACGCCCTGCGCCGGCTGGCGCGCGACGACGCCCGCCTGCCCGACGTCGAGGACGTCCAGGCCTGGTGGGTGCGCACGAACGAGGTCGAGGTCGACGTCGTCGCCCGCACCGCCACGAGGACCGCCCTTGTCGGCACCGTGAAGTGGCGCACCCGGGGCGCCGTGACGTCCGCGGAGGTGGAGCAGCTGCGCCGCCACCGGGAGCACGTGCCCCGGAGCGACGGCGCCCTCCTGGCTGCCATCAGCCCCGCCGGCGGCACTCCGCCCGGTGCGGACGTGTCCTTCTCGGCGGCCGACCTCATCACCGCCTGGCGCTGACGGCCACGTCCCTCACCGGACGAGCGGGGGGACGCGGGCGTCGCAGGTCAGCCCTGGGCCAGGAGGACCTCCTCGACGGCGGCGCGGACGGGCTCGGGGACGTCGAGGGCCGCGAGGTGCGCGAGGCGCGTGTGCAGGGGGCGGTCGGCGGTGACGACGTCGTGCACGCGGCGCTTGGTCTCGTAGGCGATCTGGGCGGCGTCGAGGCGGGCGTAGACGTGGCGCTCGACGTCGTTGCGCCGCAGCGCCGGGTCGGGGCCGACCTGCACGGCCAGGGCCGCGCCGACGGGGACGTCCGCGACCGTGACGTGCAGGTGCCCGTCGGTGCCGCGGACGACGTCGGTCTCGACCGGGGTGCCGTCGACCGTCGCGGTGGCCGGCGGCAGGTCGGCGGCGACGGACAGGAACGTCGCCGTCCAGGTGCGGGTGCGCGGGAGGAAGCCGCCCGCGCCGGTGACCGGTCCGGCGGTGAACACGCCGGCGGCCTGGTCCCAGGTCAGCGGCGTGCGGGCGACGTGCGCGTCGTCGAGGCCGTCGCCCGTGCCGTCGTCCTCGACGAGGGTGAGCGCACCGTCGGCGCCGACGACCACGAGCACCTCCAGGTGCGCGGGCTCGACCGGGTCGTTGCCGGGCACCGCGGCGCCGTCGAGCGGCACGAGCGCCCCCGCGGGTGCGAGCACGGGCAGGTGCGCGAGGTCGCGGTGCAGGAGGGTCTCGCGGTCGCCGTCGTAGACCAGGCCGGTGAGCACGTCGACCCAGGAGCCGGGCGGCAGCCAGGCCCGCGCGGATGCGGTCGCGGAGGCGGGGGCGCGCGGCGTGGTCATCGGGACCACGAGCAGCTCGGAGCCGAAGCACGCCTGCTGCGGGACCGTGTACGCCTCGTCGGCGTGCGGCCAGCGGTGGTAGACGGGCACGACGAGCGGCACACCCTCGCGGGCGGCGCGGTGGTTCATGGTGTGCAGGTACGGCACGAGGCGGTGCCGCAGGCGCAGGTAGCGGGTCTGGACCTGCTCATGCTCGGGCCCGAACGTCCACGGCTCCTTGGTCATGAACGGGTTGTTCGAGGAGTGCAGGCGCAGGATCGGGGAGAACGTGCCGAGCTGGACCCACCGGGTCGCGAGCTCGTCGTCCTTGACTCCCCACAGGTGCCCGCCGACGTCGTGGCTCCACCAGCCGTACCCGATGTTCGCGGCCGTCGCGGTGAACTCCGGCTGGAACGCCAGGGACGCCCAGGAGACCACGGTGTCGCCGGAGAACCCGACCGGGTACCGGTGCGACCCCGGGCCGGCGTAGCGGGAGAACGTCAGCGGCCGGCGACCGTCGCGCGCGGAGTCGAGGAAGTGCCGGTGGTTGAGCACCCACAGCGGGTCGACGCCGGGCAGGCGCGAGTGGCCGCCCTGCTGCCAGTCGAGCCACCAGAAGTCGACGCCCTGCGCCTCGAGCGGGTGGTGCAGCAGCTCCAGGTACGCGGTGAGGAAGGCCTCGTCGGTGACGTCGAACGCCACGGGGTCGCCGGACTCGGGGTCGCGGCCGAGCGCCGCGCACATCGCGGCGTAGGCGTCCTCGTGCGCGCCGACGCCGTCCGCCGGGTGCACGTTGAGCGTGACGCGGTGACCGTGGTCGTGCAGCCAGCGCAGGAACGCGGGCGGGTCGGGGAACAGCTCGCGGTTCCACGTGTAGCCGGTCCAGCCGCTGCCGTGCGCGGGGTCGATGTCGACGAGGTGCCAGTCCATGTCGACCACCGCGACGGAGAACGGCAGGCCCGCGGCGGCGAACCGCTCCATGAGCGCGCGGTAGGAGTCGGCCGTGTAGCGGTGGTAGCGGCTCCACCAGCTGCCGAGCGCCCACCGCGGCAGCACCGGCTGCGGGCCCGACACCGCGTACAGCGCCCGCACCGCGGCGGCGTGGTCGTGGCCGTAGGCGAAGACGTACAGGTCGTGGCGCGAGCCGTCGCGGGGCACGGGCGTGCCGTGGTCGTCGAAGACGAAGGAGCGCGAGTCGTCGAGCACGGCGTACCCCCAGCGGCTGACGACGCCGGGGTCGAGCGGGATCGCGCCGTCCGCGAGGTCGAGGGTGCGGGCGGTGCCGCCGAGGTTGCCGCCGCGCCCGTCGCGGCCGCCGTCGCCGAACCGCCACACCGAGTCGTACGCGCTGACGGCGCCCAGCACGGCGACCTGCAGCCCGTGCGGGGCGAACGGGCCGCGGTCGTAGGTGAGCCGCAGCCGCGACGTCACGACCTCGACGTGCGTGGCGTGCTCGACGACCCGGACGTCCGGCACGGGCTGTGCGCGGTGCAGCGCGAACGTCGACGGCCGGTCCTCGAACACCCCGTCGGCGGCGTGCTCGAGGCGCAGCAGGCCGTCGGCCAGCACGGTGATCCGGTAGGTGTCGCCCTGGACGACGGCTCGGGGGTCGGCGACGGGGCGGGCGGGGAACGGGAGCACGGGGCCGGCCTCCGGCGGGTCGGGGGCGCCGTCCGTGCGCCGTCGCACGGTCTGGTTTAGCGCTATACCCGATCACGCTAGGCTCACCGCGTCCGGACCGTCAACCACGGGGGTCACGATGGCGCGGGTCACGCTCGCCGACGTCGCCGCGCACGTCGGCGTCTCGGTGATGACCGTGTCCAACGTCGTCAACGGCCGCCTCGGACGCGTCTCCGCTCCCACCGCCGCGCGCGTCCAGGACGCCGTGGCGTCCCTCGGGTACGTGCCGCACGGCGCGGCCCGATCGCTCGCCGCCCGCCGCACGCACCTCGTCGGCCTGCTCCTGCCGACCCGCGGCACGAGCCTGCTCGGCTCGCCCCACGACCAGACGCTCGTCGGCGCGCTCGAGGTCACGCTGCGCCGGCGCGACCACCACCTGCTGCTGCGCGGCGTCGAGACCGCCGCCGACGTGCGCGACTCCGTGCAGCGGTGGAGCCTCGACGGGATCGTCGTCCTGGGGTTCACCGACGACGAGCTCGCGGCCCTCGACCTGCCCCGTGGCGTGCCCACCGTCGTCGTCGACGCGCACGACGACGCACCGGGCCGCGGGCACGTGCGCTCCGACGACCACGAGGGCGGGCGGCTCGCCGGTGCGCACCTGGCCGCGCTCGGGCACCGCGACGTCGTGCTCGTCGGCCCGCTCGCCGGGGGCAGCCGGGTCGTCGCCGCCCGCCTCGACGGGCTGCGGCAGAGCCTGGGGGTCGGGCACGTGCCGGCCGTGGACGCCGCCACCACCTACGACGCCGGCGTCGCGGCCGCCCCTCGGGTG
This region includes:
- a CDS encoding ATP-binding protein produces the protein MTATSGDGFFGRREVLAALVAHRDAVARSGSGRIVAVRGRRQVGKSTVVERFVETSGTPYAFVTGIFQASPAQQLADATVALQESRHPFPDAELLTRSPAATWRDWFGRLAIAARSGPVIAVLDEFPWIAAGEPTLEGELQSQWDRTLERLPVLLVLVGSDVAMMDALASHGRPLFGRLSPLVVPAFTPADVADALPGRDPVEVIDAYLVTGGYPRLVTDLASAGTSTTDHVAHSLQDELSPLVTTGRISLDAEFPEPQFAYQVLSAIGASDTANPGFKDLLGSVGDAAERKRVETATTRALATLTGTKRLIEREAPAWAGPGSRLRRYRVTDPYLRFWFRYVERNVDRIARGRSDLAVAAFTRDWETWRGQSVEPVVRDALRRLARDDARLPDVEDVQAWWVRTNEVEVDVVARTATRTALVGTVKWRTRGAVTSAEVEQLRRHREHVPRSDGALLAAISPAGGTPPGADVSFSAADLITAWR
- a CDS encoding glycoside hydrolase family 31 protein; translated protein: MRRRTDGAPDPPEAGPVLPFPARPVADPRAVVQGDTYRITVLADGLLRLEHAADGVFEDRPSTFALHRAQPVPDVRVVEHATHVEVVTSRLRLTYDRGPFAPHGLQVAVLGAVSAYDSVWRFGDGGRDGRGGNLGGTARTLDLADGAIPLDPGVVSRWGYAVLDDSRSFVFDDHGTPVPRDGSRHDLYVFAYGHDHAAAVRALYAVSGPQPVLPRWALGSWWSRYHRYTADSYRALMERFAAAGLPFSVAVVDMDWHLVDIDPAHGSGWTGYTWNRELFPDPPAFLRWLHDHGHRVTLNVHPADGVGAHEDAYAAMCAALGRDPESGDPVAFDVTDEAFLTAYLELLHHPLEAQGVDFWWLDWQQGGHSRLPGVDPLWVLNHRHFLDSARDGRRPLTFSRYAGPGSHRYPVGFSGDTVVSWASLAFQPEFTATAANIGYGWWSHDVGGHLWGVKDDELATRWVQLGTFSPILRLHSSNNPFMTKEPWTFGPEHEQVQTRYLRLRHRLVPYLHTMNHRAAREGVPLVVPVYHRWPHADEAYTVPQQACFGSELLVVPMTTPRAPASATASARAWLPPGSWVDVLTGLVYDGDRETLLHRDLAHLPVLAPAGALVPLDGAAVPGNDPVEPAHLEVLVVVGADGALTLVEDDGTGDGLDDAHVARTPLTWDQAAGVFTAGPVTGAGGFLPRTRTWTATFLSVAADLPPATATVDGTPVETDVVRGTDGHLHVTVADVPVGAALAVQVGPDPALRRNDVERHVYARLDAAQIAYETKRRVHDVVTADRPLHTRLAHLAALDVPEPVRAAVEEVLLAQG
- a CDS encoding LacI family DNA-binding transcriptional regulator, which encodes MARVTLADVAAHVGVSVMTVSNVVNGRLGRVSAPTAARVQDAVASLGYVPHGAARSLAARRTHLVGLLLPTRGTSLLGSPHDQTLVGALEVTLRRRDHHLLLRGVETAADVRDSVQRWSLDGIVVLGFTDDELAALDLPRGVPTVVVDAHDDAPGRGHVRSDDHEGGRLAGAHLAALGHRDVVLVGPLAGGSRVVAARLDGLRQSLGVGHVPAVDAATTYDAGVAAAPRVLRDHPGATAVVATADTLAAGLCRGLADAGRRVPGDLSVVGYDDAELARCVTPALTTVRQDVARKGEAAARLLLAAIGGAPDLRTEHVHVDLVVRASTAAPPS